The Pelagibacterium halotolerans B2 genome has a segment encoding these proteins:
- a CDS encoding sigma-54-dependent transcriptional regulator — MARDILIVDDEEDIRELIAGILEDEGYEPRQASDADSALNEIAKRRPNLVFLDIWMQGSRLEGLQLLDVLQTDHPDLPVVMISGHGNVETAVSAIRRGAYDYIEKPFKIDRLLLITQRAIEASKLRTEVADLKERTGDETELVGVSGAISQVRSLIEKSAGTRSRVFISGGAGTGKGMCARLLHFKSPRAMGPFIEINASLYAPDEIPVVLFGREVRDKNGLRTEVGALERAHGGTLYLSEVASLPIEAQTSLLRALVENKFTRVDGHGPVPVDVRIVSSSSQNVAALIEEGKFRTDLFHRLSVVPLQLTSLRERREDIPSLVNLFVAQLSRMHNLPRFLFGDDAIAVLQGQDWPGNARQLRNAIERLLILVRDQQPLDGVITASMLPSDISEVLPTIGDTDSSAHLMSLPLRDAREVFERQYLIAQIERFGGNISKTAEFVGMERSALHRKIKSLGL, encoded by the coding sequence ATGGCTCGTGATATTCTGATTGTCGATGACGAGGAAGACATCCGCGAACTGATCGCCGGAATTCTCGAAGACGAAGGCTATGAACCGCGGCAGGCATCCGATGCCGATAGCGCGTTGAACGAAATCGCGAAGCGCCGGCCAAATCTGGTATTTCTCGACATCTGGATGCAGGGGTCCCGTCTCGAAGGCCTGCAACTGCTCGATGTGCTTCAAACCGATCATCCCGACCTTCCGGTCGTCATGATTTCGGGCCATGGCAACGTCGAAACGGCGGTCTCAGCCATCCGGCGCGGCGCATATGACTATATCGAGAAGCCCTTCAAGATCGACCGCCTTCTGCTCATTACCCAGCGCGCCATCGAGGCAAGCAAGCTCAGGACCGAGGTGGCCGATCTCAAGGAGCGGACCGGCGACGAGACCGAACTGGTCGGCGTCTCCGGCGCCATTTCCCAGGTGCGGTCATTGATCGAAAAGTCCGCCGGCACGCGCTCGCGCGTCTTCATCTCGGGGGGCGCGGGGACCGGCAAGGGGATGTGCGCACGCCTGCTGCACTTCAAGAGCCCTCGCGCCATGGGCCCGTTCATCGAAATCAACGCCTCACTCTATGCCCCTGACGAGATTCCTGTCGTGCTGTTCGGACGCGAAGTGCGCGATAAGAACGGGCTCCGCACCGAAGTGGGCGCTCTGGAGCGCGCCCATGGCGGCACACTCTATCTATCCGAAGTTGCCTCCCTGCCGATCGAAGCACAAACGTCGCTTTTACGAGCCCTGGTTGAAAACAAGTTCACGCGCGTCGATGGCCACGGCCCCGTGCCGGTGGATGTCCGCATCGTCTCCTCCAGCTCGCAGAACGTTGCCGCCCTGATCGAGGAAGGAAAGTTCCGCACAGACCTGTTCCATCGCCTTTCGGTGGTCCCGCTCCAACTCACATCGCTTCGGGAGCGCCGCGAGGACATTCCCTCGCTGGTCAACCTGTTCGTGGCCCAGTTGTCGCGCATGCACAATCTTCCCCGCTTCCTGTTCGGCGACGATGCCATAGCGGTGCTTCAGGGCCAGGACTGGCCAGGCAATGCCCGCCAGTTGCGCAACGCCATCGAGCGCCTGCTCATTCTCGTCCGCGACCAGCAGCCGCTGGACGGCGTGATTACGGCTTCCATGCTGCCATCCGATATTTCCGAAGTTCTGCCCACCATCGGCGATACCGACTCGTCGGCGCATCTGATGAGTCTGCCCCTGCGCGACGCACGCGAGGTTTTCGAACGGCAGTATCTCATCGCGCAGATCGAGCGTTTCGGCGGCAACATCTCCAAAACCGCCGAATTTGTGGGCATGGAACGAAGCGCGTTGCACCGCAAGATCAAGTCGCTCGGGCTTTAG
- the trkA gene encoding Trk system potassium transporter TrkA codes for MRVIICGAGQVGYGIAERLSAEGNEITVIDNNPALVQRVRDTLDARGLHGHGSHPDVLAQAGARDADMLIAVTQVDEVNMTACQVAHSIFEVPTRIARIRSQSYLDPEWSNMFSRDHLPIDVIISPEVEVGELILQRMAYPGANEIVTFEDDQVVVIEVNVTEDCAVIDTPLRHLTDLFPNLQATVMGVRRDGEMRVTHSHEQMIAGDQAVVAVARDQVQRVLGLFGRDEVPPSRVVIAGAGNVGRYVARRIEETDPTVSIRIIESNRENAQRTAEAMKHSIVVFGDALAEDIMREVDVRDAHMFLGLTNDDKTNILSSVIASEMGCHANIALVNQSQYPRVARRLGVDAFINPRAITVSKVLRHVRRGRIRGVYTLGNGAAEILEAEALETSTLVGKPLREFKLPPGIRIGAIVRGSQSIMPTGDTIVRAGDFVIVFALAASLRQVEQMFRVSIDFF; via the coding sequence ATGAGAGTTATTATCTGCGGAGCCGGCCAGGTCGGCTACGGGATCGCCGAGCGGCTTTCGGCCGAAGGCAATGAAATCACCGTCATCGATAACAATCCGGCCCTGGTGCAGCGTGTCAGGGACACGCTCGACGCGCGCGGCCTGCACGGTCACGGCTCCCATCCCGACGTCCTGGCCCAGGCCGGGGCACGTGACGCCGACATGCTGATCGCGGTAACCCAGGTCGATGAAGTCAACATGACCGCGTGCCAGGTGGCCCATTCGATCTTTGAGGTGCCAACCCGCATCGCGCGCATCCGCTCGCAAAGCTATCTCGATCCCGAATGGAGCAACATGTTCTCCCGGGATCACCTGCCAATCGACGTCATCATTTCGCCAGAGGTCGAGGTAGGCGAACTCATCTTGCAGCGCATGGCCTATCCCGGCGCCAATGAGATCGTGACGTTCGAGGACGACCAGGTCGTGGTCATTGAGGTCAACGTCACCGAAGACTGCGCAGTGATCGACACCCCGCTGCGTCATCTGACAGACCTGTTTCCCAATCTCCAGGCCACTGTCATGGGTGTCCGCCGCGACGGCGAAATGCGGGTCACCCATTCCCACGAACAGATGATCGCTGGCGATCAGGCCGTCGTCGCCGTGGCGCGAGATCAGGTCCAGCGCGTGCTCGGCCTTTTCGGACGCGACGAAGTTCCACCCAGCCGCGTGGTCATTGCCGGCGCCGGCAATGTCGGTCGTTACGTCGCCCGGCGGATCGAGGAAACCGATCCCACGGTGTCCATCCGCATCATCGAGAGCAACCGCGAGAACGCCCAGCGGACCGCCGAGGCCATGAAGCATTCCATCGTCGTGTTCGGCGATGCACTGGCCGAGGACATCATGCGCGAGGTCGATGTCCGCGATGCCCATATGTTCCTGGGGCTGACAAACGACGACAAGACCAACATTCTCTCCTCAGTCATCGCCAGCGAAATGGGCTGCCACGCCAATATCGCGCTGGTCAACCAGAGCCAGTACCCCCGCGTCGCCCGCCGGCTGGGTGTCGATGCCTTCATCAACCCGCGCGCGATTACCGTCTCGAAGGTCCTGCGCCACGTTCGGCGCGGCCGCATCCGGGGCGTCTATACACTCGGCAATGGCGCAGCCGAAATTTTGGAAGCCGAAGCGCTTGAAACCTCGACGCTGGTGGGAAAGCCGCTGCGCGAATTCAAGCTGCCTCCCGGCATCCGCATCGGCGCCATCGTGCGCGGCAGCCAATCTATCATGCCGACCGGCGACACCATCGTGCGGGCCGGCGATTTCGTGATCGTCTTTGCGCTCGCCGCCAGCCTGCGGCAGGTCGAGCAGATGTTCAGGGTCAGCATCGACTTCTTCTAG
- a CDS encoding potassium transporter TrkG encodes MPTIGILSAGVFGVFALSLVLPLFVALVEGNWRALEAIFLVGIGYGFLSAVTILSLSRRARTLNRAGVFTAAIVVWLSLIAAAVPLFVLIEGQPLIPAIFEATSAAVTLGSTLRPPADMSPSMIFYRATVAWVGGLTTLTLAVYVLGPYRVGGIPNANLRQVQHARTENDPRILVTLQSIAVPYLTLTIACAMLLIIVRVPADDAIVVAMSMLSTNGFVPPGSTTSVLDNRLAEFIMMIFMLVGATSIIWHRLLVGRSGEGSREHDEGMLYLTAIALLVGVAVLASILAPPEGLQGFESAFNYVFDMISIATTTGVTHDQQLGIAIPFEAILIIVFIGGCSYSTSGGIKAFRLLTMLKHVGNELDRLVYPSAILRDDVQYDTQQRIIAKSVWSTFFLGVLAVTIALLIFAAQGHSLPSAMALAAGAFSQVGNLVDSAVPGLSQGVASDSTLLTMSALAAVARMEILVVLAAITGNRW; translated from the coding sequence TTGCCCACCATCGGAATTTTATCGGCCGGTGTGTTCGGGGTTTTCGCCCTCTCATTGGTGTTGCCGCTGTTCGTCGCTCTCGTCGAAGGCAACTGGCGCGCGCTCGAGGCGATTTTTCTGGTTGGTATCGGCTACGGTTTCCTTTCCGCCGTCACCATCCTGTCCCTGAGCCGGCGCGCCAGAACGCTAAACAGGGCGGGGGTATTCACCGCCGCGATTGTCGTCTGGCTCTCGCTGATTGCCGCTGCCGTGCCCCTGTTTGTGCTCATCGAGGGCCAGCCGCTCATCCCGGCAATTTTCGAAGCCACATCCGCTGCCGTCACGCTCGGATCGACATTGCGTCCCCCCGCCGACATGTCCCCCTCGATGATATTCTACCGCGCCACCGTCGCCTGGGTGGGAGGGCTGACCACCCTGACGCTGGCCGTCTATGTCCTGGGCCCATATCGCGTTGGTGGCATCCCCAACGCCAACCTGCGGCAGGTCCAGCACGCCCGAACGGAAAACGACCCGCGCATCCTCGTCACCCTGCAATCGATCGCCGTACCCTATCTGACGCTTACGATAGCTTGCGCCATGCTGCTGATCATCGTCCGGGTTCCGGCCGACGATGCCATCGTGGTGGCCATGAGCATGCTCTCGACCAACGGATTCGTTCCTCCGGGATCGACGACCTCGGTTCTGGACAACCGGCTGGCCGAATTCATCATGATGATTTTCATGCTCGTCGGAGCGACCAGCATAATCTGGCACCGCCTGCTCGTTGGCCGCTCAGGAGAGGGATCGCGTGAACATGATGAGGGGATGCTCTATCTGACAGCCATCGCCCTGCTGGTCGGCGTTGCAGTTCTCGCCTCGATCCTTGCCCCACCCGAGGGACTGCAAGGATTTGAAAGCGCCTTCAACTACGTCTTCGACATGATCTCGATCGCCACAACGACCGGCGTGACCCACGACCAGCAATTGGGCATCGCCATTCCGTTCGAGGCGATTCTCATCATCGTTTTTATCGGTGGCTGCTCTTATTCGACGTCAGGCGGCATCAAGGCCTTTCGGCTCCTGACCATGCTCAAGCACGTTGGCAACGAACTCGACAGGCTCGTTTATCCCAGCGCCATCCTGCGCGACGACGTGCAATACGATACTCAGCAGCGCATAATCGCCAAGTCGGTCTGGAGCACGTTCTTCCTTGGCGTGCTGGCCGTTACCATCGCATTGCTGATCTTTGCCGCCCAGGGCCATTCCCTGCCATCGGCCATGGCGCTAGCGGCCGGGGCCTTCTCTCAGGTCGGCAACCTTGTCGACTCGGCGGTTCCCGGCCTGTCGCAGGGAGTCGCTTCCGATTCGACCCTGCTCACCATGTCCGCTCTCGCGGCCGTCGCCCGCATGGAAATCCTCGTCGTACTCGCGGCAATCACGGGAAATCGTTGGTAA
- the hfq gene encoding RNA chaperone Hfq: MPSEKVQNLQDAFLNHVRKNKVPVTIFLVNGVKLQGVITWFDNFCLLLRRDAQSQLVYKHAISTIMPGAPIQLFDPESNTD, translated from the coding sequence ATGCCCAGTGAAAAGGTACAGAACCTTCAGGATGCCTTTCTCAATCACGTCCGCAAGAACAAGGTTCCGGTGACGATCTTTCTCGTCAACGGCGTCAAGCTTCAGGGCGTCATTACCTGGTTCGACAATTTCTGTCTGCTGCTGCGTCGCGATGCCCAGAGCCAACTGGTCTATAAGCACGCAATTTCGACGATCATGCCGGGCGCACCCATTCAGCTGTTCGACCCCGAGAGCAATACCGATTGA
- the hflX gene encoding GTPase HflX: MIDREDDDDGKGFVDLREVPTRTGLVTPDVRHNRYSRPAEARHAEFIGLAAAIALDLVFTEIFRIREIKPATYLGGGQVQQLAEWAKEKDIELLVVDAPLSPIQQRNLEREIGVKVLDRTALILEIFGERAATREGVLQVELAHLNYQKGRLVRSWTHLERQRGGGGFLGGPGETQIESDRRQIQDRILVLERRLDKVRRTRQLQRGPRDSVPFPVVALVGYTNAGKSSLFNAITGSGVMAENLLFATLDTTVRRATLPHGRDIILSDTVGFISDLPTDLVAAFRGTLEEVTQAQVILHVRDVSNPDHPAQANDVLSVLASLGVTGEATPIIEVWNKIDNLPADAVDGLTSIAPAGKVAAAIPVSAVTGQGLPDLLLAVEKTLAQDSRLFSVLIPHESSSETGWLYANAEVVERGEPDDEGTRYTVRVLPRHRAEFSEKFAGRITGLDGSS, translated from the coding sequence TTGATCGATAGAGAAGACGACGACGATGGCAAGGGCTTCGTGGACCTTCGCGAAGTCCCCACACGCACTGGTCTCGTCACACCCGACGTCAGACACAACCGCTATTCGCGCCCAGCGGAAGCGCGGCATGCCGAATTTATCGGCCTTGCCGCGGCCATTGCGCTCGACCTTGTGTTCACGGAAATCTTTCGAATCCGCGAGATCAAGCCCGCAACCTATCTTGGCGGTGGGCAGGTGCAGCAGCTCGCCGAGTGGGCCAAGGAAAAGGACATCGAGCTCCTTGTTGTCGATGCGCCGCTCTCGCCCATCCAGCAGCGCAATCTCGAGCGTGAAATCGGGGTAAAGGTTCTCGACCGTACAGCGCTGATTCTCGAAATCTTCGGCGAGCGCGCGGCAACGCGCGAAGGCGTTTTGCAGGTCGAACTCGCCCACCTCAATTACCAGAAGGGCCGCTTGGTCCGCTCATGGACCCACCTCGAGCGCCAGCGCGGCGGCGGCGGCTTTCTCGGCGGCCCGGGCGAAACACAGATCGAATCCGACCGTCGCCAGATTCAGGATCGAATCCTCGTTCTCGAACGTCGCCTCGATAAGGTACGCCGCACACGCCAGCTACAACGCGGCCCTCGCGATTCTGTGCCTTTCCCCGTGGTCGCGCTGGTTGGTTACACCAACGCGGGAAAATCGAGCCTGTTTAATGCCATTACGGGCTCAGGCGTCATGGCCGAAAACCTGTTGTTCGCGACGTTGGACACCACGGTGCGCCGCGCCACGCTGCCCCATGGCCGCGACATCATCCTGTCCGATACCGTCGGCTTCATTTCCGACCTGCCCACCGATCTGGTCGCCGCCTTTCGCGGTACGCTCGAGGAAGTGACCCAGGCCCAGGTCATCCTGCACGTCCGCGACGTGTCCAACCCCGATCACCCGGCGCAGGCCAACGACGTGCTCTCGGTTCTGGCCTCGCTCGGCGTCACAGGCGAAGCCACGCCCATTATCGAGGTCTGGAACAAGATCGACAATCTCCCAGCAGACGCCGTCGACGGTTTGACCAGCATTGCGCCGGCCGGAAAAGTGGCTGCGGCCATTCCGGTCTCTGCGGTGACAGGGCAGGGGCTACCCGATCTTCTCCTGGCTGTCGAAAAGACGCTTGCCCAGGATTCGCGCCTGTTCAGCGTCCTGATCCCGCACGAATCGAGTTCTGAAACCGGCTGGCTTTACGCCAACGCCGAAGTCGTCGAACGCGGCGAGCCCGACGATGAAGGTACGCGCTACACGGTTCGGGTTCTGCCCCGGCATCGTGCCGAGTTTTCGGAAAAATTCGCCGGCAGGATTACAGGCCTCGACGGCTCAAGCTGA
- the mazG gene encoding nucleoside triphosphate pyrophosphohydrolase, with translation MQPSRDISRLIEIMARLRDKETGCPWDVEQDFRSIRHYTIEEAYEVADAIEREDYEDLRDELGDLLLQPIYHAQMAKEEGLFEIGDVIYAVTEKLIRRHPHVFGQDEAGNAASSEKRWEAIKAGERARKAERRGGEKPPSLLDDVPAGLPALTRAGKLAKRAARVGFDWPDTKSVVAKIEEELGEAQEALAGADEAAKTEEIGDLLFAVANLARHAGIDPEAALRDANAKFVRRFEHVEARCREDKVEISEAGLERLDFYWNEIRKADKSA, from the coding sequence ATGCAGCCCTCCCGCGATATTTCCCGCCTCATCGAGATCATGGCGCGCCTGCGCGACAAGGAGACGGGATGCCCCTGGGATGTCGAACAGGATTTCAGATCGATCCGGCACTATACGATCGAGGAAGCCTATGAGGTGGCGGATGCGATCGAGCGCGAGGATTACGAGGATCTGCGCGACGAGTTGGGCGACCTTTTGCTGCAGCCGATCTATCACGCGCAGATGGCCAAGGAAGAAGGGCTGTTCGAGATCGGCGACGTGATTTACGCGGTCACCGAGAAGCTGATCCGCCGCCATCCGCACGTCTTCGGGCAAGACGAGGCGGGCAATGCAGCGTCGAGCGAGAAGCGCTGGGAGGCGATCAAGGCGGGCGAGCGCGCAAGAAAGGCCGAACGGCGCGGCGGAGAAAAGCCCCCTTCCCTGCTCGATGACGTTCCCGCCGGGTTACCGGCGTTGACGCGGGCGGGCAAGCTCGCCAAGCGCGCGGCACGGGTGGGATTCGACTGGCCGGATACGAAATCGGTCGTCGCCAAGATCGAAGAAGAGCTTGGAGAGGCCCAGGAGGCGCTTGCCGGGGCCGACGAGGCGGCCAAAACCGAGGAAATCGGCGATCTGCTGTTTGCGGTTGCCAATCTTGCCCGCCATGCCGGGATCGATCCTGAGGCGGCGCTGCGAGACGCCAACGCCAAATTCGTCCGCCGCTTCGAGCATGTGGAAGCACGGTGCCGGGAAGATAAGGTGGAAATTTCCGAGGCCGGGCTCGAACGGCTCGATTTCTATTGGAACGAGATCCGCAAGGCCGACAAATCAGCTTGA
- the recG gene encoding ATP-dependent DNA helicase RecG, which translates to MPRPDLLNPLFKSLKSMKGVGPQLGALFAKFFGAPDGQDAVVLDVLMHMPSGVIDRRAQNGVAYAPVGSIATLKLHIDEHIVPPRNSRAPLRIKAHDETGEITLSFFGARGGWVEKQLPIGEIRYVSGEIGFFGREKQMTHPDYIVEPDKLASLPMVEPVYPLTQGLSSRALRKVIASALELVPIIPEWTGKDRRTIMNWPGFAEALHHIHAPQRPSEGDIVSPSRMRLAYDEYLAGQLALSLIRETMVKSSGIARQVTEKITEKVEAALPFALTDGQRLAISDIREDLERPTRMSRLLQGDVGSGKTVVALMAMAMVAEDGGQSALMAPTELLASQHFRTLQPLAEQAGLKTVLMTGKMPAAEKRAALAGLADGSITIAVGTHALFQSGVEFENLGLTVVDEQHRFGVHQRLALSEKGHKTDLLVMTATPIPRTLVLTHFGDMDVSVLREKPAGRQPIDTATLPISEYERVVGRLASRLAEGAQAYWVCPLVEESEVLDVVAAEDRFAELKKSFGDRVELVHGRMSAAAKQEAMTRFASGEAQILVATTVIEVGVDVPNATIIIIEHAERFGLAQLHQLRGRVGRGSARSACLLLYSEPLSETAKQRLEAIRKTDDGFEIAEKDLELRGQGDLLGTRQSGMPGYRIAVPDVHRHLLEMAHDDARAALDRNPGLKGPEGEALRALLYIFRKDLAIPLIKAG; encoded by the coding sequence GTGCCTCGTCCCGATCTGCTGAACCCGCTGTTCAAATCGCTCAAATCGATGAAAGGCGTCGGGCCGCAACTGGGCGCGCTGTTCGCCAAATTCTTCGGCGCGCCCGATGGACAGGACGCGGTGGTGCTCGATGTGCTCATGCATATGCCGTCGGGTGTTATCGACCGGCGGGCGCAGAACGGGGTTGCCTATGCGCCGGTCGGATCGATCGCGACACTGAAACTGCACATCGACGAGCATATCGTGCCGCCGCGCAATAGCCGGGCTCCGTTGCGAATCAAGGCCCATGACGAAACCGGCGAGATCACGCTGAGCTTTTTCGGGGCCAGGGGCGGCTGGGTGGAAAAGCAATTGCCGATCGGCGAAATCCGTTACGTCTCCGGGGAAATCGGTTTTTTCGGTCGCGAAAAGCAGATGACGCATCCCGACTATATCGTCGAGCCCGACAAGCTCGCGAGCCTGCCGATGGTCGAGCCGGTTTATCCGCTAACCCAGGGGCTATCATCGCGCGCGCTGCGCAAGGTGATCGCTTCGGCGCTCGAACTTGTGCCGATCATTCCCGAATGGACAGGCAAGGACCGGCGCACGATCATGAACTGGCCGGGGTTTGCCGAGGCGCTGCACCATATTCATGCGCCGCAGCGGCCGAGCGAGGGGGATATCGTTTCGCCGTCACGCATGCGGCTGGCCTATGACGAATATCTGGCCGGGCAATTGGCGCTGTCGCTGATCCGGGAGACGATGGTCAAATCGTCGGGCATCGCGCGGCAGGTGACGGAAAAAATCACTGAAAAGGTGGAAGCCGCCCTGCCCTTTGCGCTGACGGACGGGCAGCGGCTGGCGATTTCCGATATCCGAGAGGATCTGGAACGGCCGACCCGTATGTCACGGCTTTTGCAGGGCGATGTGGGGTCGGGCAAGACCGTGGTGGCGCTGATGGCCATGGCGATGGTGGCCGAGGATGGCGGGCAATCGGCGCTGATGGCGCCGACCGAACTTCTGGCCAGCCAGCATTTTCGGACACTTCAGCCGCTGGCCGAACAAGCCGGGCTCAAGACCGTGCTGATGACCGGGAAAATGCCCGCCGCGGAAAAGCGGGCGGCGTTGGCCGGGTTGGCCGATGGCTCGATCACCATTGCCGTGGGTACCCATGCCCTGTTCCAGAGCGGGGTGGAGTTTGAAAATCTCGGGCTGACGGTGGTCGATGAACAGCACCGGTTCGGGGTGCATCAGCGATTGGCGCTGTCGGAAAAGGGTCATAAGACCGACCTGCTGGTGATGACGGCGACGCCCATTCCGCGCACGCTGGTGCTGACCCATTTCGGCGACATGGACGTCTCGGTGCTGCGCGAAAAACCGGCTGGGCGGCAGCCGATCGATACGGCAACGCTACCGATTTCCGAATATGAGCGTGTGGTAGGTCGGCTGGCCTCGCGCCTTGCCGAGGGCGCGCAGGCTTATTGGGTGTGCCCCCTGGTCGAGGAAAGCGAAGTGCTCGACGTGGTGGCGGCCGAGGATCGGTTTGCAGAACTCAAGAAAAGCTTTGGCGACCGGGTTGAACTGGTCCACGGACGCATGAGCGCGGCGGCCAAGCAGGAGGCGATGACGCGGTTTGCGTCCGGCGAGGCGCAGATTCTCGTTGCGACCACGGTGATCGAGGTGGGGGTCGATGTTCCGAACGCAACGATCATCATCATCGAGCATGCCGAGCGGTTCGGGCTGGCGCAATTGCATCAGTTGCGCGGCCGCGTGGGGCGCGGTTCGGCGCGCTCGGCCTGTCTTTTGCTCTATTCGGAGCCGTTGAGTGAAACCGCAAAGCAGCGGCTGGAGGCAATCCGCAAGACAGATGACGGTTTCGAGATCGCTGAAAAGGATCTCGAACTGCGCGGCCAGGGCGATTTGCTGGGGACGCGGCAGTCGGGCATGCCGGGTTATCGCATAGCGGTGCCCGACGTTCACCGGCACCTGCTCGAAATGGCTCATGACGATGCGCGAGCCGCGTTGGACCGCAATCCAGGGCTCAAGGGGCCTGAGGGCGAGGCGCTGCGGGCGCTGCTCTACATTTTCCGAAAAGACCTCGCCATTCCGTTGATTAAGGCAGGATGA